Proteins encoded within one genomic window of Polyangium spumosum:
- the drmA gene encoding DISARM system helicase DrmA has product MNETDVRKRLVDALEADLVGPFVPDTHAQGGQEILPLAPSRWYLTGFLAPEGGRVPDPEDRDSTDGSLAAGSESSAEDAGAEEPEPKRPVRFPASMGLSVFLPPGVGDTIQVDVWYADYDKVEVAIDRDDKKKTGWKRVPYGPVPVTVPLDASVLQHKDGIPVPGSRNLVLKGELRTTTMDGLDPGTRVLSLFLVNHRTAVERDRDTQFAFQVRMQLTYERGFVSRPNRRGEDGSDEDQRVLALAFRDQREWAVGHNTSVERPKVKNGKLTRLRTTQLPCFEVPNVVHRPIADATLGMADLAKLDAKGLANALSPLLEAYEAWVDKQRYAPLDRTTLEGTRDDLMSKADGARKRIAEGIALLGQKPEVLRAFKLANQAMHVAALQADQTREDPRYVGGKQPEWRPFQLAFVLLNLPSLASASHPDRKLAELIYFPTGGGKTEAYLGLIAFTLLLRRIRGQGTPHEGRGVAVLLRYTLRLLTLDQLGRAATLMCALEELRRRNPKELGNARFTIGLWVGASASANRLRDVHQALSDYTPGRTDSPFPLTTCPWCGESIKIQNIKLVDAEGKPTKKNFARAAVYCDNAKCLYTEAKVPGLGLPVVFVDEQIYQEVPCFLVATVDKFAMMPWRGDAGMLFGRATHVDDQRAYGVMHEFKLGARPLPEGFLPPELIVQDELHLISGPLGTMVGLYEAAVDYLCERPAYGAPRPPKVICSTATVRRARDQIQALFGRTMSLFPPRGIVDGDNFFSQIEHDKPGRLYVGVGAPGRALRAVSVRSYAVLLAAAQKHFDRKGDPKQPADPYMTLIGYFNSLRELGGMRRLVEDEVRNRIDDIEAEKRPLNFIGPHPWAADRKLEMPAELTSREPTERVKETKRRLAARRTSTDPEPLDVVLASNMISVGLDVDRLGLMVVTGQPKTTSEYIQATSRVGRAYPGLVVTCLNVMRPRDRSHYERFVAYHESFYREVEATSVTPFSGQALDRGLVGSLLSMIRHGIAPMEPPTGVMNIHEQRPAAEELLGWMVGRARGHRKFPDDDAETRIANLVRARGRSFLDAWERVVDKARTGAASRVYSKNDRAGSEGLHLLFTASDDPPADHDARCFQVPTSMRDVEPSVPVWLRFKQLDERGG; this is encoded by the coding sequence ATGAACGAAACCGACGTCCGCAAGCGCCTCGTCGATGCCCTCGAAGCCGATCTCGTCGGCCCCTTCGTCCCCGACACACACGCGCAGGGCGGCCAGGAGATCCTGCCTCTCGCCCCCTCGCGCTGGTACTTGACCGGCTTCCTCGCTCCGGAGGGCGGCCGTGTCCCCGACCCGGAGGATCGCGACTCCACCGACGGAAGCCTCGCCGCCGGCAGCGAGAGCTCCGCCGAGGACGCCGGGGCCGAGGAGCCGGAGCCGAAGCGGCCCGTCCGCTTCCCCGCATCGATGGGCCTCTCCGTGTTCTTGCCGCCGGGCGTGGGGGACACGATTCAGGTCGATGTCTGGTATGCCGATTACGACAAGGTCGAGGTCGCGATCGACCGCGACGACAAGAAGAAGACCGGCTGGAAGCGGGTGCCCTACGGCCCGGTCCCCGTGACGGTGCCGCTCGATGCGAGCGTCCTGCAGCACAAGGACGGCATCCCCGTCCCCGGGTCGCGCAACCTCGTGCTCAAAGGAGAGCTGCGCACGACGACCATGGACGGCCTCGATCCCGGCACGCGCGTGCTCAGCCTCTTCCTCGTGAACCACCGCACCGCCGTGGAGCGGGACCGCGACACGCAATTCGCCTTCCAGGTGCGGATGCAGCTCACCTACGAGCGCGGCTTCGTCTCCCGCCCGAACCGGCGCGGCGAGGATGGCAGCGACGAGGACCAGCGCGTGCTCGCGCTCGCCTTCCGCGACCAGAGGGAGTGGGCCGTCGGGCATAACACGAGCGTCGAGCGCCCGAAGGTGAAGAATGGCAAGCTCACGCGCCTGCGCACGACGCAGCTCCCCTGCTTCGAGGTGCCCAATGTCGTGCACCGACCCATCGCAGACGCCACGCTGGGCATGGCCGATCTCGCGAAGCTCGACGCCAAGGGCCTCGCGAACGCGCTCTCGCCCCTCCTGGAGGCCTACGAAGCGTGGGTCGACAAGCAGCGCTATGCCCCGCTCGATCGCACGACGCTCGAGGGCACGCGTGATGATCTGATGAGCAAGGCGGACGGGGCCAGAAAGCGCATCGCCGAGGGCATCGCGCTGCTCGGCCAAAAGCCCGAGGTGCTCCGCGCCTTCAAACTCGCAAACCAGGCGATGCACGTCGCAGCCTTGCAGGCAGACCAGACGCGCGAGGATCCTCGCTACGTCGGCGGCAAGCAACCCGAGTGGCGGCCGTTTCAGCTCGCCTTCGTCCTCTTGAACCTGCCTTCGCTCGCCTCCGCGAGCCACCCCGACCGGAAGCTCGCCGAGCTCATCTACTTCCCCACGGGCGGCGGCAAGACCGAGGCTTACCTCGGCCTCATTGCATTCACGCTCCTGCTCAGGCGAATCCGCGGTCAGGGGACGCCGCACGAGGGGCGCGGCGTCGCCGTGCTGCTCCGGTACACGTTACGGCTCCTCACGCTCGACCAGCTCGGGCGCGCGGCCACGCTGATGTGCGCGCTCGAGGAGCTCCGGCGGCGCAACCCCAAAGAGCTCGGCAATGCCCGCTTCACGATCGGCCTCTGGGTCGGCGCGAGCGCGAGCGCGAACCGCCTAAGGGACGTTCACCAGGCGCTCTCCGATTACACACCCGGCCGGACAGATTCACCCTTCCCGCTCACGACCTGCCCCTGGTGCGGTGAATCGATCAAGATCCAGAACATCAAGCTCGTCGACGCCGAGGGAAAGCCGACCAAGAAAAACTTCGCGCGCGCGGCCGTCTATTGCGACAACGCGAAGTGCCTCTACACCGAGGCGAAGGTGCCGGGGCTCGGCCTGCCGGTGGTCTTCGTCGACGAGCAAATCTACCAGGAGGTCCCGTGCTTCCTCGTCGCGACGGTCGACAAGTTCGCGATGATGCCCTGGCGTGGCGACGCTGGAATGCTCTTCGGCCGCGCGACGCACGTCGATGACCAGCGCGCCTACGGCGTGATGCACGAGTTCAAGCTCGGCGCGAGGCCGCTGCCCGAGGGGTTCTTGCCCCCCGAGCTCATCGTGCAGGACGAGCTGCACCTCATCAGCGGCCCGCTCGGCACGATGGTGGGCCTTTACGAGGCCGCGGTCGATTATCTCTGCGAACGCCCCGCCTACGGCGCGCCACGGCCGCCGAAGGTGATCTGCTCGACGGCGACCGTGAGGCGCGCGCGGGACCAGATCCAGGCGCTCTTCGGGCGAACGATGAGCCTCTTTCCGCCGCGGGGGATCGTCGATGGCGACAACTTCTTCTCCCAGATCGAGCACGATAAGCCCGGTCGGCTCTACGTGGGCGTCGGCGCTCCCGGCCGCGCGCTTCGTGCGGTCTCGGTGCGCTCGTACGCGGTGCTGCTCGCGGCTGCGCAGAAGCATTTCGATCGCAAGGGTGACCCGAAACAGCCGGCCGATCCGTACATGACGCTGATCGGCTACTTCAACAGCCTGCGCGAGCTCGGGGGCATGCGGCGTCTCGTCGAGGACGAGGTGCGGAACCGCATCGACGACATCGAGGCGGAAAAGCGACCGCTGAATTTCATCGGACCGCACCCCTGGGCCGCCGATCGCAAGCTCGAGATGCCCGCCGAGCTCACCTCGCGCGAGCCTACCGAGCGCGTCAAGGAGACCAAGCGACGCCTCGCCGCCCGTCGCACCTCGACCGACCCGGAGCCGCTCGATGTCGTGCTCGCCTCGAACATGATCTCGGTCGGTCTCGACGTCGACCGCCTGGGATTGATGGTCGTCACGGGCCAGCCGAAGACGACCAGCGAATACATCCAGGCGACGAGTCGCGTCGGGCGTGCCTATCCGGGCCTCGTGGTCACGTGCCTGAACGTCATGCGGCCCCGGGACCGCTCGCACTACGAGCGCTTCGTCGCCTACCACGAGAGCTTCTACCGCGAGGTCGAGGCGACGAGCGTGACGCCCTTCAGTGGACAGGCGCTGGACCGCGGCCTCGTGGGGAGCCTCCTGTCGATGATCCGGCACGGCATTGCACCAATGGAGCCCCCAACGGGCGTAATGAACATCCACGAGCAGCGACCTGCCGCCGAGGAGCTGCTCGGATGGATGGTGGGACGGGCTCGCGGCCATCGAAAATTCCCGGACGATGACGCCGAGACGCGCATCGCCAACCTCGTGCGCGCCCGCGGCCGGAGCTTTCTCGACGCGTGGGAGCGCGTGGTCGACAAGGCGCGCACCGGCGCCGCGAGCCGCGTGTACAGCAAGAACGACCGCGCGGGCAGCGAGGGCCTGCACTTGTTGTTCACGGCGAGCGACGACCCGCCCGCCGACCACGATGCGCGCTGCTTCCAGGTACCGACGTCGATGCGTGACGTCGAGCCGAGCGTGCCCGTGTGGCTCAGGTTCAAGCAGCTGGACGAGAGGGGCGGATGA